In Massilistercora timonensis, the following are encoded in one genomic region:
- a CDS encoding energy-coupling factor ABC transporter permease, producing the protein MTQNQKKLIAALAVFAAANAVVPAANAMHIMEGYLPAGYCIAWGILCLPFLAAGFLSIHRTLSENRRAVTLLAMSGAFIFVISSLKIPSVTGSCSHMTGTGLGAILFGPCSVSILGIIVLIFQAILLAHGGLTTLGANTFSMAVAGPLLTYGIYRLCQKPSINRRFSIFLAAALGDLFTYCITSVQLGLAYPSEAGGILASVVKFLGVFAPTQVPLAVIEGLLTTAIVVFLESFALPELKSIGYRKEA; encoded by the coding sequence ATGACTCAAAACCAAAAGAAACTCATTGCCGCATTGGCTGTATTTGCCGCGGCAAACGCGGTCGTTCCGGCCGCTAACGCTATGCACATCATGGAAGGGTATCTTCCGGCAGGCTACTGTATCGCATGGGGGATCTTATGTCTTCCCTTCCTGGCCGCCGGCTTTTTGTCTATCCACAGGACGCTGTCCGAAAACCGCAGGGCTGTCACACTGCTTGCCATGTCCGGCGCTTTCATCTTCGTGATCTCGTCTCTGAAGATCCCTTCTGTCACCGGAAGCTGCTCCCACATGACCGGCACCGGACTTGGAGCCATTCTATTCGGCCCATGTTCTGTCAGTATCCTGGGAATCATTGTCCTGATCTTCCAGGCGATCCTCCTGGCCCACGGGGGCTTGACCACATTGGGGGCCAATACATTTTCCATGGCTGTTGCCGGCCCTCTTCTTACATATGGAATCTACAGACTCTGCCAGAAACCCTCCATAAACCGCAGATTTTCCATTTTTCTGGCAGCGGCTTTGGGCGATCTTTTTACTTATTGCATCACCAGCGTGCAGCTTGGCCTGGCCTATCCTTCTGAGGCCGGAGGGATTCTGGCTTCTGTCGTGAAATTCCTTGGTGTTTTCGCGCCTACTCAAGTGCCTCTCGCGGTCATCGAAGGGCTCCTGACCACAGCCATCGTTGTTTTTCTGGAATCTTTTGCTCTTCCAGAGTTAAAATCCATCGGATACCGAAAGGAGGCGTAA
- a CDS encoding energy-coupling factor ABC transporter substrate-binding protein yields the protein METKNKKFAAALILAAILIAVIPVIALKDAEYGGSDDAGSVMVEEIHGEYTPWFSPILETFLGGELPGELESLIFCVQTGIGVGIIAFFMGRLYERKKLGKEQEQL from the coding sequence ATGGAGACCAAAAACAAGAAATTCGCGGCCGCGCTGATCCTTGCGGCCATCCTGATCGCGGTCATTCCCGTGATCGCCTTGAAAGACGCGGAATATGGCGGCTCTGATGACGCCGGAAGCGTCATGGTAGAAGAGATCCACGGGGAATATACGCCCTGGTTTTCTCCCATCCTGGAGACATTCTTAGGCGGAGAACTGCCTGGAGAACTGGAAAGCTTGATCTTCTGCGTCCAGACGGGCATCGGGGTAGGCATCATCGCCTTTTTTATGGGACGGCTCTATGAACGGAAAAAGCTTGGGAAAGAGCAGGAGCAGCTATGA